The genomic stretch AATACTTATATGTTTTATCTTCTTGACCGTTTGCTTTAAGCAAATCATAAAGTTCTATGAACTTGGGTCCTGCAACCGTATAATTTTTTGCATTATACGCATCCATCGCTGCTTTATTAGTAGCCTGAACCTGAGCATTTACATCTTTTTTCTCTTCTTTCTGCCCAAAAGCAAAAACAGAAGAAACGATTGCTATACCTAAAATTAGCTTTTTCATAAATAAGAATTTTATTATTTTTTATTATTCTTCAGAATCTGAATTTTCAGTTTCATCAACCGGATTTTCATTTTCTACATTATTTTCTGTTTGTGTGGAAGTGTCTTCTTCAGTTGGAATATTTTCCACAGACTCTTCTCCTTCAATTATATCCTCTTCCACATCTTTATCCATTGCAACTTTTGCGATCGCTGCAATCTCATCATTCTTTTTAAGATTGATCATTCTTACCCCTTGAGTATTTCTACCCATCACACGCATTTCATCCATATTCATTCTGATAGCAACACCAGATTTATTGATAATCATCAACCCATCTTCGTCTGTAACATTTTGAATAGCAATAAGATTACCTGTTTTTTCAGTAATATTTAATGTAATAACACCTTTTCCGCCTCTGTTGGTAATTCTGTAATCTTCAACCGCTGTTCTCTTACCATATCCTTTTTCAGATACGACAAGAACTGTATCATTTTCCAGATCGTTCACAACAATCATACCAATAACCTCATCATTCTCCTCCATCGTAATACCACGAACACCGATAGATCCTCTACCCACTTCTCTTACTTTTTCTTCAGGGAAACGAATACATTTACCATTTTTAGTAGCGATCATGATCTGAGATTCACCGTTAGTAAGATAAGCACTTAGCAATTGATCGTTTTCTCTGATCTCAATAGCGTTGATACCATTTACCCTAGGTCTTGAGTAAGCTTCTAGAGATGTTTTCTTAATCGTACCGTTTTTAGTAATCATCACCACACTCATTTGGTTGATGTAATCTACATCTTTCAAATCATTGGTTCTGATATATGCTTTAATCTTATCATCCGGCTCGATGTTGATTAAGTTTTGTACTGCTCTTCCTTTTGCCGTTTTAGAACCTTCAGGAATTTCAAATACTCTTAACCAATAACATTTCCCTTTTTCTGTAAAGAACAACATATATTGGTGATTGGTTGCAGAAACGATATACTCCAAGAAATCTGAATCTCTCGTTGTTGCCGCTTTATTACCAACACCACCTCTACTTTGAATTTTGTATTCTGAAAGCAATGTTCTCTTCACATATCCTGCGTGAGAAATGGTAAGAACAACCGCTTCGTTCGGGATAATATCTTCGATAGACATCTCACCTCCTGAATAATCGATTTCTGTTCTTCTTTCGTCGCCGTATTTTTCCTTTATTTCAATTAATTCATCCTTAATAATTTGGAATCTTCTTGGTTCATTAGCCAAAATATCTTCTAAATTATTAATCTCTTTCATAATAGCATCGTACTCATCGCGGATCTTATCAAGCTCCATTCCTGTAAGACGAGCCAAACGAAGATCAAGAATTGCCTGAGCCTGAATTTCTGATAATTCAAATGCCTCAATCAAACCTTCTTTAGCACCTTGCGGATTGGCACTGTGACGAATAATTGCAATCGCTCTGTCTAAAGAATCCTGAGAACCGATCACCTTCATGAAACCTTCAAGAATGTGGGCTCTTTCTTTAGCTTTTCTAAGCTCGTACTCTGTTCTTCTTACAATCACCACATGTCTGTGCTCAACAAAATGGTGAATAATGTCTTTTAAATTCAACTGCTCTGGTCTTCCGTGTACTAAAGCGATGTTGTTTACACTGAAAGACGTTTGTAGTGAAGTATATTTATATAATAAATTCAGAACAACATTAGGAATTGCGTCATTTTTTAATTCATAAACGATACGCATCCCG from Chryseobacterium indoltheticum encodes the following:
- the gyrA gene encoding DNA gyrase subunit A, whose protein sequence is MQKEGERLIPINIVDEMKSSYIDYSMSVIVSRALPDVRDGLKPVHRRVLYGMYGLGVFSNRKYLKSARIVGDVLGKYHPHGDSSVYDAMVRMAQPWSLRYPQVDGQGNFGSMDGDPPAAMRYTEARLKKVSDEILSDLDKETVDFQNNFDDSLTEPSVMPTKIPNLLVNGTSGIAVGMATNMAPHNLSEAVDAISAYIDNREITIDELMQHIVAPDFPTGGIIYGYDGVRDAFHTGRGRVVLRAKVSFEEVHNRNAIIVTEIPYQVNKAEMIARTAELVKDEKIPGIYEIRDESDRNGMRIVYELKNDAIPNVVLNLLYKYTSLQTSFSVNNIALVHGRPEQLNLKDIIHHFVEHRHVVIVRRTEYELRKAKERAHILEGFMKVIGSQDSLDRAIAIIRHSANPQGAKEGLIEAFELSEIQAQAILDLRLARLTGMELDKIRDEYDAIMKEINNLEDILANEPRRFQIIKDELIEIKEKYGDERRTEIDYSGGEMSIEDIIPNEAVVLTISHAGYVKRTLLSEYKIQSRGGVGNKAATTRDSDFLEYIVSATNHQYMLFFTEKGKCYWLRVFEIPEGSKTAKGRAVQNLINIEPDDKIKAYIRTNDLKDVDYINQMSVVMITKNGTIKKTSLEAYSRPRVNGINAIEIRENDQLLSAYLTNGESQIMIATKNGKCIRFPEEKVREVGRGSIGVRGITMEENDEVIGMIVVNDLENDTVLVVSEKGYGKRTAVEDYRITNRGGKGVITLNITEKTGNLIAIQNVTDEDGLMIINKSGVAIRMNMDEMRVMGRNTQGVRMINLKKNDEIAAIAKVAMDKDVEEDIIEGEESVENIPTEEDTSTQTENNVENENPVDETENSDSEE